The following proteins come from a genomic window of Peptoniphilus equinus:
- a CDS encoding phage major capsid protein — MLIKEKSKRNEILSANSYKTNLWNYLRNKDESSYSDFKGLGLIQDGSPFMDAESTEYFIAKLTEKSVVRKEATVLKNDIDSSSIVTFPSKSMATWTKAGEHDLFADALEMKDMDVNLEYNTLSNLITIHEDFLNDPQTKIEKIILDTFAHNFAKAEDKAFVEGSGQNEPLGILEDDKIKSLSATKELKLDDLKKLFFSLDSEYRENAKWIMNDKTALYLQSLKDGQGNFLWNQYDVTFMGKEILISNFMPDIDTGKKPVALGDFSNYWIIERQNPTIKRLSEMFILKQHQGFIMREYLDAKLMYKDSVLTLSIEE, encoded by the coding sequence ATGTTAATTAAAGAAAAATCAAAAAGAAACGAAATATTGTCTGCTAATTCCTATAAAACTAATTTATGGAATTATTTAAGAAACAAGGATGAATCATCTTATTCAGATTTTAAGGGTCTTGGTCTTATCCAAGATGGCTCACCTTTTATGGATGCAGAAAGCACAGAATACTTTATAGCTAAACTTACAGAAAAGAGCGTAGTTAGAAAAGAAGCTACAGTTTTAAAAAATGATATAGATTCATCTTCTATTGTAACTTTCCCAAGTAAATCTATGGCGACTTGGACAAAAGCAGGAGAACATGACCTATTTGCAGATGCCTTAGAAATGAAAGATATGGATGTGAATTTAGAATACAACACATTATCTAACTTAATTACAATTCACGAAGATTTTCTAAATGATCCTCAAACTAAGATTGAGAAAATAATCCTAGATACCTTTGCTCATAATTTTGCTAAGGCAGAAGATAAAGCCTTTGTAGAAGGTAGTGGTCAAAATGAGCCATTGGGGATTTTAGAAGATGACAAAATTAAAAGCCTATCTGCTACAAAAGAACTAAAGCTTGATGACTTGAAAAAACTATTCTTCTCTTTAGATAGTGAATACAGGGAAAATGCAAAATGGATAATGAATGATAAAACTGCTCTTTATCTTCAAAGCTTAAAAGATGGTCAAGGTAACTTCTTGTGGAATCAATATGATGTCACTTTCATGGGAAAAGAAATTCTAATCTCAAACTTTATGCCAGATATCGATACAGGTAAAAAACCAGTAGCTTTAGGTGACTTTTCAAATTATTGGATTATTGAAAGACAAAATCCTACCATAAAAAGATTGTCCGAGATGTTTATTCTTAAACAACATCAAGGCTTCATTATGCGAGAATATTTAGATGCAAAGCTAATGTATAAGGATTCAGTCCTTACTTTATCCATTGAAGAATAA
- a CDS encoding phage/plasmid primase, P4 family produces the protein MNLENIPKYLKENASWCLWKYETRNNKETKIPFNPTTEGYASVNNPKTFTSFDKASEKLSSYDGLGIRVDGKLVAIDVDDCVINGVLNDLAKEIISHFPQSYIEFSPSGKGLRIFTFLPNSITYNKDIYKMKTKKVEVYVAGFTNRFVTVTGHVYQEGEIVEESNGLLWLLEKYLKREKQSKSTKQNFKSYLNDEEVIEKASNAINKEKFLNLWAGNIKDYPSYSEADLALTSILAFYAGGNADQIDRLFRQSELFRDKWDENRGGKTYGEITIEKAISSLKEVYKPIARIDPSIEFDLSIEKLKEMGLPLSSKYSWTDIGAGKIFADFHKDSLRYVPERKAWYFYEDGIWIADTGSLKAMKLCMKLANLLHILALDIEDEHKRKAYIKFSNRWQARGYRVSVLKDAEVHHPLNVSDFDKDSYLLNCTNGTLNLRTMEFYEHRSSDYLSKMADVIYDPHSLNERWNIYIDEIMSGDKEKANFLQKILGYGLTGDTRHECMAILYGMTTRNGKGTLCESILKVLGTYACSSRPETLALKNKVNSSGPSEEIARLAGVRFVNIPEPGKGLPLNVAQVKSLTGNDTINARFLHENSFDFKPQFKIYINTNYLPIVNDVTVFTSGRMLIIPFDRHFTEEEQDKTLKTEFAKEEVKSAILNWLIEGYKLLQKEGLTIPDSVKDATLKYQKESDKIAIFMEDCLEEGKDYEVRTSEVYERYRSWSLENGYYLESMKTFKQSLESKATIKRKRPKDGKHKTTVLTGYRLISEFL, from the coding sequence GTGAATTTAGAAAATATACCAAAGTATTTAAAAGAAAATGCAAGCTGGTGCTTATGGAAATATGAAACAAGAAATAATAAGGAGACAAAGATACCTTTTAATCCAACTACAGAAGGCTATGCATCCGTTAATAATCCAAAGACTTTTACATCCTTTGATAAAGCATCTGAAAAACTTAGTTCCTATGATGGACTTGGGATAAGAGTTGATGGAAAACTCGTAGCTATTGATGTGGATGACTGTGTAATCAACGGAGTTTTAAATGATTTAGCAAAGGAAATAATTAGCCATTTTCCACAGTCATACATTGAATTTAGTCCAAGTGGTAAGGGACTTAGAATCTTTACTTTTCTACCAAACTCAATAACTTACAACAAGGACATCTACAAGATGAAAACTAAAAAAGTTGAAGTCTATGTTGCTGGCTTTACGAATCGCTTTGTAACTGTGACAGGTCATGTCTATCAAGAAGGTGAGATTGTCGAAGAATCCAATGGATTACTCTGGCTTTTAGAAAAATATCTGAAAAGAGAAAAACAAAGTAAATCTACTAAACAAAATTTTAAAAGCTATTTAAATGATGAGGAAGTTATTGAAAAAGCATCTAATGCAATTAATAAAGAGAAATTTTTAAATCTATGGGCTGGAAACATTAAAGACTATCCCTCTTACAGTGAAGCAGACCTAGCTTTAACTTCAATCCTTGCATTTTATGCAGGTGGAAATGCTGACCAGATAGATAGGCTCTTTAGACAATCGGAACTTTTTAGGGATAAGTGGGATGAAAATCGAGGAGGAAAAACCTACGGAGAAATAACCATTGAAAAAGCAATCTCCTCTTTAAAAGAAGTCTATAAGCCTATTGCAAGAATAGACCCAAGTATCGAGTTTGACTTATCTATTGAAAAGTTAAAAGAAATGGGACTTCCTTTATCTTCAAAGTATTCATGGACAGATATAGGTGCAGGAAAAATTTTTGCAGACTTTCATAAGGATTCTCTTCGCTATGTTCCAGAAAGGAAAGCCTGGTATTTCTACGAAGACGGAATCTGGATAGCTGATACTGGAAGTTTAAAAGCTATGAAATTATGTATGAAACTTGCAAACCTACTTCATATCCTTGCCCTTGATATTGAAGATGAACATAAAAGAAAAGCTTATATCAAATTCTCAAACAGATGGCAAGCAAGAGGTTATAGGGTCAGCGTATTAAAAGATGCAGAGGTTCATCATCCATTAAATGTATCTGACTTCGATAAAGACTCCTACCTTCTAAACTGTACAAATGGGACTTTAAATCTAAGAACAATGGAATTTTACGAGCACAGAAGTTCTGACTATTTAAGCAAAATGGCTGATGTTATCTATGATCCTCACTCATTAAATGAGAGATGGAACATCTACATTGATGAAATTATGAGTGGAGATAAAGAAAAAGCTAATTTCCTACAAAAGATATTAGGTTATGGGCTTACAGGAGATACAAGGCATGAGTGCATGGCAATTCTTTATGGAATGACCACGAGAAATGGCAAAGGAACTCTTTGTGAATCCATATTAAAAGTCCTCGGAACTTATGCCTGTTCATCAAGACCTGAAACACTAGCTCTAAAAAACAAAGTAAATAGTTCTGGACCCAGTGAAGAGATAGCGAGACTTGCAGGAGTACGCTTTGTAAATATTCCAGAGCCAGGCAAGGGACTACCCTTAAATGTTGCACAAGTTAAAAGTCTTACTGGTAATGACACTATTAATGCAAGATTTCTACATGAGAATTCCTTTGACTTTAAACCTCAATTTAAAATCTACATCAACACCAACTACCTACCCATAGTTAATGATGTGACTGTATTTACCAGTGGAAGAATGCTCATCATTCCCTTTGACAGGCATTTTACTGAAGAGGAACAAGATAAAACATTAAAGACAGAATTTGCAAAAGAAGAAGTAAAGTCTGCAATCTTAAACTGGCTTATTGAAGGCTACAAACTTTTACAAAAAGAAGGATTAACTATTCCTGATTCAGTAAAAGATGCAACTCTTAAATACCAAAAGGAATCAGATAAGATTGCTATCTTTATGGAAGATTGCTTAGAAGAAGGGAAAGACTATGAAGTTAGAACCTCTGAAGTTTACGAAAGGTATAGGTCTTGGTCTTTAGAAAATGGCTACTATCTTGAAAGCATGAAGACCTTTAAGCAATCTCTGGAATCTAAAGCAACCATCAAAAGAAAAAGACCTAAGGATGGAAAACACAAGACCACAGTCCTAACAGGCTATAGGTTAATTTCTGAATTTCTATAA
- a CDS encoding helix-turn-helix domain-containing protein — protein MGFSYDKLWKKLIDEKMNKLDLQKAINTTPHTIAKMGRDENVSMEILGRICKYFKCDISEILEYRNK, from the coding sequence ATGGGATTTTCCTATGATAAATTATGGAAAAAATTAATAGATGAAAAGATGAATAAACTAGACTTACAAAAAGCCATAAACACAACTCCTCATACCATAGCTAAAATGGGACGAGATGAAAATGTTAGTATGGAGATACTTGGTAGAATTTGTAAATATTTTAAGTGTGATATATCAGAAATATTGGAGTATAGAAATAAGTGA
- a CDS encoding response regulator transcription factor, which translates to MKKILIIEDDKNLNKGLSIALNKEYEIFSVNTISEAKNFIDDADLILLDMNLPDGDGLEIIKYIRETSSIPIIVLSAIDLEAYIISAINLGADDYLTKPFSLGILEAKIKRAFEKIVSSDLNLYKKEGLDFNFNESNFYVDNKNIDLTRTETKILYYLIKNKSQVITKELLFDFVWGIDDEFIDQNTLSVNISRIRNKLKPYDPIETVFGVGYKWQF; encoded by the coding sequence ATGAAAAAGATATTAATAATTGAAGATGATAAAAATTTAAATAAAGGACTTTCCATAGCCTTAAATAAAGAATATGAAATTTTTTCTGTAAACACAATTAGTGAAGCTAAAAATTTTATTGATGATGCGGATTTGATTTTACTCGATATGAACTTACCAGATGGAGATGGTCTTGAAATAATAAAATATATCAGAGAAACTTCATCAATTCCCATTATAGTTTTATCTGCCATAGATCTTGAAGCATATATCATTTCAGCTATAAATTTAGGGGCAGACGACTATTTAACCAAGCCTTTTTCTTTAGGAATCCTAGAAGCAAAGATAAAAAGAGCCTTTGAAAAAATAGTGTCTAGTGATTTAAATCTTTACAAGAAAGAGGGTTTAGACTTTAATTTCAATGAAAGTAATTTCTATGTAGATAATAAAAATATAGATCTCACAAGAACAGAGACAAAAATTTTGTACTACCTGATAAAAAACAAGTCTCAGGTTATTACTAAGGAATTACTATTTGATTTTGTTTGGGGAATAGATGATGAATTTATTGATCAAAATACACTGAGCGTCAATATTTCTAGGATAAGAAATAAATTAAAACCTTATGACCCAATAGAAACGGTATTTGGAGTTGGTTATAAATGGCAGTTTTAA
- a CDS encoding sensor histidine kinase, protein MAVLIGFLALIIGIILYKYIVLRNELGELSDYIDKALDGNLETTEFDEKELSKIKSKLIKFLYASQVKETKINTEKSKTKDLIADISHQTKTPITNLSLYISLLEDDPKDEYLEIIKYELNKLEFLIQNLVKSSRLESDIISLQKHQANLKDIVEDVLREFKVILDEKCIIIDLKAEDLIFNLDERWLKEAIHNLVDNAIKYSPNGSTINISVYKSYLNYNLDIENECKDLSEETLPKIFERFYRGKNSVSKDGLGLGLFIAREIIEKHGGNIRASLDENRIKFSVDFPL, encoded by the coding sequence ATGGCAGTTTTAATAGGTTTTTTAGCTCTTATAATTGGAATTATTTTATATAAATACATTGTCTTGAGAAATGAACTGGGTGAACTTTCAGACTACATTGATAAGGCTTTGGATGGAAATTTAGAAACTACAGAATTTGATGAAAAGGAATTATCTAAAATAAAATCAAAACTCATTAAATTCTTATATGCCAGCCAAGTAAAAGAAACAAAAATAAATACAGAAAAAAGTAAAACAAAAGATTTAATAGCAGATATATCACACCAAACCAAGACACCCATTACCAACCTTTCTTTATACATTAGTCTTTTAGAAGATGATCCGAAAGATGAGTATCTTGAAATTATAAAGTATGAACTTAATAAACTAGAATTTTTAATACAAAACCTAGTAAAATCTTCTAGGCTCGAATCAGATATTATTTCCTTACAAAAACATCAAGCAAATTTAAAAGACATAGTAGAAGATGTTTTGAGAGAATTTAAAGTAATATTGGATGAAAAATGTATAATCATAGATTTAAAAGCCGAAGACTTAATTTTCAATTTGGACGAAAGATGGCTTAAAGAAGCTATCCACAATCTTGTAGATAATGCTATAAAATACTCGCCCAATGGTTCTACTATTAACATTTCAGTTTATAAATCTTACCTAAACTACAATCTAGACATAGAAAATGAGTGCAAAGACTTATCAGAAGAAACTTTGCCAAAGATATTTGAAAGATTTTATAGAGGAAAAAATTCAGTTTCCAAGGACGGTTTGGGTTTAGGTCTATTTATAGCCAGAGAAATTATAGAAAAGCATGGTGGAAATATAAGAGCGTCTTTAGACGAAAATAGAATAAAATTTTCAGTAGACTTCCCCTTGTGA
- a CDS encoding ABC transporter ATP-binding protein, which produces MLKVENLKRYYKTNDVEVRALDGVSFEVNKGEFISIIGASGSGKSTLLHLLGGLDYPTSGKVLIDGTDIYALKDDERTIFRRRNIGFVFQAYNLLPMLNVYENIIIPFGLDGDAVDKKYVDFVIDILEISDQKNKMPNELSGGQQQRVAIARALVTKPSLILADEPTGNLDSKSSSQVVYLLKKINKELGNTILMITHDDAVAQAAEKTLRIEDGKLVGKNESQK; this is translated from the coding sequence ATGTTAAAAGTAGAAAATTTAAAAAGATATTATAAAACAAATGACGTGGAAGTAAGAGCTCTTGATGGAGTATCTTTCGAAGTAAACAAGGGAGAATTTATTTCTATAATTGGAGCAAGTGGATCTGGGAAATCAACCCTATTACATTTACTAGGTGGACTTGATTATCCTACAAGCGGAAAAGTATTGATTGATGGTACAGACATTTATGCTTTAAAAGATGATGAGAGAACTATTTTTAGGAGAAGAAATATTGGTTTTGTCTTTCAAGCATATAACCTTTTGCCAATGTTAAATGTGTATGAGAATATAATTATTCCCTTTGGTCTAGATGGGGATGCGGTAGATAAAAAATATGTTGATTTTGTAATAGATATACTTGAGATAAGTGATCAAAAAAATAAAATGCCAAACGAATTATCTGGTGGACAGCAACAAAGGGTTGCCATAGCAAGAGCCTTGGTTACCAAACCATCTTTAATTCTAGCTGACGAACCTACAGGAAATTTAGATTCAAAATCTTCTTCCCAAGTTGTTTACTTACTAAAAAAGATTAATAAAGAGCTTGGAAATACTATTCTTATGATTACTCACGATGATGCCGTCGCTCAAGCTGCAGAAAAAACTCTAAGGATAGAAGATGGAAAGCTGGTGGGAAAAAATGAAAGTCAAAAATAA
- a CDS encoding ABC transporter permease — MESWWEKMKVKNKAYIRHLAKNILNANKSRRNILLLAIALTSILFTSLFSVALGLGKSMETQTMKTVGTISHGSFKDICDEDVEILTHDKDIKDFSVREKVGILDDEKVMAELSYMDKKGFEWSLIEKVKGKFPEKENQVFIDIATAKKLGYKGEIGEEIEIPYSIEKPYTGEIIEKKSEKFIISGTFQNPIDSNVGVGQIYLSKAYVDQLSLPGNNNDVEVMLKNSFMIRDKLIKIAERNGYKVVDDPGNLSDKEIRIGVNFAYIFSGDSSFDFKTFLPFLAFLILVIVAGYLIINNIFKISVNEDIKLLGLLKTIGMTKPQIKKLIHLESLAVALPSIIIGDIIGISIGKIILNKIFASNEMLTNVKLSLTVMVLIILFSTTFTLLTVFLSVMRPARYAAKVSPIDASRYNETTIKKKYKSEDISLGKLSRRQVFSNKFRFISIVLSISLSAVILNSVLTYTGNIDLEKGISDVIATDYNIASPKYFRYMYSGSEDGINEKYIGEIENHKGFKSGGALYSYGYEYTYPDIKIEDNKVAPILLGIDDYLINKQKFIDGDFDKDKWQTGNYVIVGEDSDKKSSFKAGDKIKIKVKNSIKEVQIMGNINYNFSDGLRYYPIIQENQFDESSPELDLEYFYLNPNLYKELTGDNSIMSYGFDVEDSEKENFDKLLKSFENEPGFSYDSRDLQIKSFKDFKNLIEFVGYSLSIVLFLISVLNFINVIATEILRNMVNLSILEAIGMTKKNIKKYLVKKNLIYSLCGLVFSFIIMLLVDKFILLDFMEQTKWTSYKFVITPLILVNFVNIIIGVIFTGKFYEKHSQNSLVDRIRSLE; from the coding sequence ATGGAAAGCTGGTGGGAAAAAATGAAAGTCAAAAATAAAGCTTATATAAGGCACCTTGCAAAAAATATTTTAAATGCAAATAAAAGTAGGAGAAATATTCTCTTATTAGCAATTGCTTTGACTTCTATACTATTTACAAGTCTATTTTCAGTTGCCTTAGGTTTAGGAAAAAGCATGGAAACCCAAACGATGAAAACTGTTGGAACAATCAGCCATGGTTCTTTCAAAGATATTTGTGATGAAGATGTAGAAATATTAACCCATGATAAGGATATAAAGGATTTTTCAGTTAGAGAGAAAGTTGGCATTCTTGATGATGAAAAAGTTATGGCAGAACTATCCTATATGGACAAAAAAGGATTTGAATGGTCTCTAATAGAAAAAGTTAAGGGAAAGTTTCCGGAAAAAGAGAATCAAGTATTTATAGATATAGCAACTGCTAAAAAGTTAGGTTATAAAGGAGAAATTGGTGAAGAGATAGAAATTCCATACAGTATTGAAAAACCTTACACAGGAGAGATTATAGAAAAGAAAAGTGAGAAATTTATTATATCGGGGACTTTTCAAAATCCTATTGACTCCAACGTTGGTGTAGGACAAATCTATCTATCAAAAGCTTATGTAGATCAATTATCCCTTCCGGGAAATAATAATGACGTGGAAGTAATGCTAAAGAATTCCTTTATGATAAGGGATAAGCTTATAAAAATTGCAGAGAGAAATGGTTATAAAGTGGTAGATGACCCTGGAAATCTATCCGACAAAGAAATAAGAATTGGTGTTAACTTTGCATATATTTTTTCTGGTGATAGTAGTTTTGATTTTAAAACATTTTTACCTTTCTTAGCTTTTTTGATTTTAGTAATTGTAGCGGGATACTTAATAATAAATAATATTTTTAAGATATCCGTAAATGAAGATATTAAACTTCTAGGACTTTTAAAAACAATTGGAATGACAAAGCCACAAATCAAAAAACTTATTCATCTTGAGTCTTTAGCAGTCGCACTTCCTTCAATAATAATTGGAGATATAATTGGAATTTCTATCGGAAAAATCATTTTAAACAAAATATTTGCAAGTAATGAGATGTTAACGAATGTAAAATTATCACTAACGGTAATGGTCTTAATTATCTTATTTTCGACAACCTTTACTTTGCTTACAGTATTTCTATCGGTGATGAGACCTGCAAGGTATGCAGCAAAAGTTTCTCCAATAGATGCCAGCAGATACAATGAAACCACGATAAAAAAGAAATATAAAAGCGAAGATATTTCTCTGGGAAAGCTGTCTAGAAGACAAGTTTTTTCCAATAAATTTAGATTTATATCGATAGTTCTTTCTATTAGCTTATCTGCAGTTATTTTAAATAGCGTTTTAACTTATACCGGCAATATTGATCTAGAAAAGGGGATTTCTGATGTAATTGCAACGGACTATAATATAGCAAGCCCAAAATATTTTAGGTATATGTACTCAGGAAGTGAAGACGGTATTAATGAAAAGTATATCGGTGAAATAGAAAACCATAAAGGATTTAAAAGTGGAGGTGCCTTATATTCATACGGTTATGAGTACACATATCCGGATATAAAAATAGAAGACAATAAAGTTGCTCCAATATTATTGGGAATAGATGACTATTTAATAAACAAACAAAAATTTATAGATGGAGATTTTGATAAAGATAAATGGCAAACTGGAAATTATGTCATTGTAGGTGAAGATAGCGATAAGAAATCTTCATTTAAAGCTGGCGATAAAATAAAGATCAAAGTAAAAAATAGCATTAAAGAAGTCCAAATTATGGGAAATATTAATTATAATTTTTCCGATGGATTGAGATATTATCCTATTATCCAGGAAAATCAATTTGATGAGTCTAGCCCTGAGTTAGATTTAGAATATTTTTATTTAAATCCTAATTTGTACAAAGAACTCACAGGCGATAATAGTATAATGTCCTATGGATTTGATGTAGAAGATAGTGAAAAGGAAAATTTTGATAAGTTATTAAAATCTTTTGAAAATGAACCAGGATTTTCCTATGACTCAAGAGATCTTCAAATAAAGTCTTTTAAAGATTTCAAAAATCTTATAGAATTTGTGGGTTATAGTTTATCTATAGTATTATTCTTAATATCTGTACTGAATTTTATAAATGTTATTGCTACTGAAATTTTGAGAAATATGGTGAACTTATCAATCCTTGAAGCAATTGGAATGACAAAGAAAAATATTAAAAAATATTTGGTGAAAAAGAATTTGATTTATTCTTTATGCGGCTTAGTATTTTCTTTCATCATTATGCTTCTTGTAGATAAATTTATCTTGTTGGATTTTATGGAACAAACTAAGTGGACTTCTTATAAATTTGTAATCACGCCACTTATTCTTGTAAACTTTGTAAATATAATCATTGGAGTAATATTTACTGGAAAGTTTTATGAAAAGCACAGCCAAAATAGTCTTGTAGATAGAATAAGAAGTTTAGAATAA
- a CDS encoding TraB/GumN family protein — MKLSFKLARPIKRMALTLGVSLTMMAPAFAAEAQAPAVNNLKLSPWAVQYVNDAQMQGLYPVGVESQRDFTIPATKDELNTLAETATKKLAGYHLKENKNFKAETSDDALTRSDVLIDIYNIVGKYDDTAYTDALDYFKKNELIQGNGDDLALESTVTLEQALTFYNRAVTDAVYDDNMGSKGVFYKTEANGNTVYFLGSIHVGDAGYYPIDDDIMKAFNESDMLYVEADITNPITAEQAAVLLHGDKPLQEALSPELYARVKKLMDSFGAPESSYADMSLAGLYNTLSSLPLVNDPNGAVFGVDNYLLINAKLMEKPIGEVESMDFQMDFLKNFGDDNYTPLIEDLLTQLEQDKGKALADETSAMKQAWVKGDATFFHTMFTSGDTFTEYLLKDRNPNMAKKIDELLKSKDQKTYMVVVGSGHYTSDQSVLDYLKDMGYTIETLTGK; from the coding sequence ATGAAACTATCGTTTAAACTCGCACGACCTATCAAACGTATGGCTCTCACTTTAGGGGTTTCCCTCACCATGATGGCACCGGCATTTGCCGCTGAGGCTCAAGCTCCGGCTGTAAATAATTTAAAACTCAGCCCTTGGGCTGTACAATACGTCAATGATGCTCAAATGCAGGGACTGTACCCTGTCGGAGTTGAATCTCAACGAGACTTCACGATTCCTGCGACCAAGGATGAGTTAAACACGTTGGCTGAAACGGCAACCAAAAAACTTGCCGGCTACCATCTCAAAGAAAACAAAAATTTTAAAGCAGAAACCTCAGACGACGCTCTCACTCGTAGCGACGTGCTGATTGACATCTATAACATCGTAGGTAAATACGACGACACCGCATACACCGACGCTCTGGACTACTTTAAAAAGAATGAGCTCATCCAAGGTAACGGCGATGACTTAGCATTGGAGAGCACCGTCACTTTGGAACAAGCTCTGACTTTCTATAACCGAGCCGTCACCGATGCCGTCTATGATGACAATATGGGTTCCAAAGGGGTGTTCTATAAGACGGAGGCCAACGGCAACACCGTCTACTTCCTCGGTTCCATTCACGTCGGAGACGCCGGTTACTATCCTATTGACGATGACATTATGAAAGCTTTCAATGAGAGCGACATGCTGTATGTGGAAGCCGACATCACCAACCCGATAACTGCGGAGCAAGCCGCCGTATTACTCCACGGCGACAAGCCTTTACAAGAGGCGCTCTCACCTGAGCTCTATGCCAGAGTGAAAAAGCTCATGGACAGTTTCGGAGCACCGGAATCGAGCTATGCCGACATGTCCTTGGCGGGACTCTATAACACTCTGTCGTCGTTGCCGCTGGTGAATGATCCGAACGGCGCCGTCTTCGGCGTGGACAATTATCTGCTCATCAATGCGAAATTGATGGAGAAACCTATCGGCGAAGTGGAATCGATGGATTTCCAAATGGATTTTCTGAAGAATTTTGGAGATGACAATTATACGCCTCTCATCGAAGATCTGTTGACACAACTTGAGCAGGACAAGGGCAAAGCACTTGCTGATGAAACCTCAGCCATGAAACAAGCTTGGGTAAAAGGCGATGCAACATTCTTTCACACCATGTTTACTTCCGGTGATACCTTCACCGAATATCTTCTGAAAGATCGCAATCCGAACATGGCAAAAAAAATCGATGAACTGCTGAAATCCAAAGACCAGAAAACTTACATGGTCGTTGTAGGAAGCGGTCACTACACCTCCGACCAATCGGTTTTAGATTATTTAAAAGATATGGGTTACACCATTGAAACACTCACAGGAAAATAA
- a CDS encoding D-2-hydroxyacid dehydrogenase, whose protein sequence is MKALMVDYMSEVIDEGLKELGIELDKEMLPTSERLAEIIEPYDILIMRVDPFINKEVLDAAKNLKAIFVGSTGTNHIDKAYAAEKNIPIHNSPGQNANAVAELVFAKALDLYRNTVQAQNEVKNGVWNKYRWIGRELRNKTMGIIGFGAIGRRVAEIANVFHMDVLAYDPFLKPADIKQDYVKLTDLDEVLENSDVVTLHVPLTPDTKDMLNKESMARMREGAIIINAARGGVINEDDLYDAIKSGHLGGANLDTLADELGTGGLDTMDVPVSSKLFELDRVYVTPHIGGSTQDAQNDIGHVVLENLKKEFNL, encoded by the coding sequence ATGAAAGCGTTAATGGTTGACTATATGTCTGAAGTCATCGACGAAGGTCTCAAAGAACTGGGTATCGAACTGGACAAGGAAATGCTTCCTACCAGCGAGCGTTTGGCAGAGATCATTGAACCTTATGACATTCTTATTATGCGTGTGGATCCGTTCATCAATAAAGAAGTATTAGATGCCGCAAAGAATCTTAAGGCCATCTTTGTCGGTTCTACAGGAACTAACCACATTGATAAGGCTTATGCTGCAGAAAAGAATATTCCAATTCACAACTCACCGGGACAAAACGCCAATGCCGTTGCAGAACTTGTATTTGCCAAGGCGCTGGATCTCTATCGCAATACCGTTCAAGCTCAAAATGAAGTTAAAAACGGTGTGTGGAATAAATATCGTTGGATCGGTCGAGAACTGAGAAATAAGACCATGGGTATTATCGGCTTCGGCGCCATTGGACGTCGTGTTGCAGAGATTGCCAATGTCTTTCATATGGACGTACTGGCTTATGACCCGTTCTTAAAGCCAGCTGATATCAAACAAGACTATGTTAAACTCACCGACTTGGATGAAGTTTTGGAAAATTCCGATGTTGTGACACTTCACGTGCCGCTGACTCCGGATACTAAAGATATGCTGAACAAAGAGTCCATGGCTCGTATGCGTGAAGGCGCCATCATTATCAACGCAGCTCGCGGCGGCGTCATCAACGAAGATGATCTCTATGATGCTATCAAGTCCGGTCACCTTGGCGGAGCTAACTTGGACACCCTTGCTGATGAACTTGGCACCGGCGGATTGGACACTATGGATGTACCGGTATCTTCCAAACTGTTTGAACTGGATCGTGTCTATGTGACACCACACATCGGTGGCTCCACTCAAGATGCACAAAACGACATCGGCCATGTCGTGCTCGAAAACCTTAAAAAAGAATTTAATTTATAA